The following proteins come from a genomic window of Plasmodium vivax chromosome 3, whole genome shotgun sequence:
- a CDS encoding hypothetical protein, conserved (encoded by transcript PVX_000875A), protein MSIYLRRHIKPICHIKNIFFRREKPLGDKTWREMIPPGDGHAYTQTQLVHCWPHFYNESSVLPIRKSEDTGAYQMRRDRGGTVRKKLSREKKKTQKKQKKEKSADVHK, encoded by the coding sequence atgagcaTATACCTGAGGAGGCACATTAAGCCCATATGCCAcattaagaatatttttttcagacGGGAAAAACCTTTGGGGGACAAAACATGGCGGGAAATGATACCCCCTGGAGATGGCCATGCATATACGCAAACGCAGCTGGTGCATTGTTGgccccatttttacaacgAGTCTTCTGTACTTCCCATTCGAAAGAGTGAAGACACAGGTGCGTACCAAATGAGGAGGGACAGGGGGGGCACGGTGCGAAAGAAATTGAGCcgagagaagaagaaaacgcagaagaagcagaagaaggaaaagtcGGCCGATGTGCACAAGTAG